One segment of Deinococcus aerius DNA contains the following:
- a CDS encoding GNAT family N-acetyltransferase — protein sequence MIRPMQATDAPDVLALLNWMDDAPEREVFAPDAREAAELRGECEDRVCLVAEDVEGTVQAYCGLAPFRDGLALEGPLGTGDLHALLARAIERSEGLPVYAFSARDNLAVREALEAAGFTPMHTTDFYTAPVSNLARHARVPAGYTTVDHLPPEQYRALYRASEDGWAERLEWTDLEIEAHFARDDVRLVALLRGGRPVGFAELELDAEAARADLTYLAVHPAERGQGLGRVLLALAAAEVAAYPEIRKLRTRAHDHAHAARALYAHAGLIHCRSVVTYLRDDTEGEA from the coding sequence ATGATCCGCCCGATGCAAGCGACCGATGCGCCCGACGTTCTCGCCCTGCTCAACTGGATGGACGACGCCCCCGAGCGCGAGGTGTTCGCCCCCGACGCCCGCGAGGCCGCCGAGCTGCGCGGCGAGTGCGAGGACCGCGTCTGCCTCGTCGCCGAGGACGTGGAGGGCACCGTGCAGGCCTACTGCGGCCTGGCCCCCTTCCGCGACGGGCTGGCGCTGGAGGGGCCGCTGGGCACGGGCGACCTGCACGCCCTGCTCGCCCGCGCCATCGAGCGGTCGGAAGGCCTGCCGGTCTACGCTTTCAGCGCGCGGGACAACCTCGCCGTGCGGGAGGCGCTGGAGGCGGCCGGATTCACGCCCATGCACACCACCGATTTCTACACCGCGCCCGTGTCGAACCTGGCCCGTCACGCCCGGGTCCCGGCCGGATACACGACGGTGGACCACCTCCCGCCCGAGCAGTACCGCGCCCTGTACCGCGCCTCCGAGGACGGCTGGGCCGAGCGCCTGGAGTGGACGGACCTGGAGATCGAGGCGCACTTCGCCCGGGACGACGTGCGCCTGGTGGCCCTCTTGCGAGGCGGGCGACCCGTGGGCTTTGCCGAGCTGGAGCTGGACGCCGAGGCCGCCCGCGCCGACCTGACCTACCTGGCCGTCCACCCCGCCGAGCGCGGGCAGGGGCTGGGCCGCGTCCTGCTCGCCCTCGCCGCCGCCGAGGTCGCCGCCTACCCCGAGATCCGCAAGCTGCGCACCCGCGCCCACGACCACGCCCACGCCGCCCGCGCGCTGTACGCCCACGCGGGCCTGATCCACTGCCGCTCGGTCGTCACCTACCTGCGCGACGACACGGAAGGGGAGGCGTAG